From the Castor canadensis chromosome 9, mCasCan1.hap1v2, whole genome shotgun sequence genome, one window contains:
- the Nwd2 gene encoding NACHT and WD repeat domain-containing protein 2 isoform X2 has protein sequence MILDAAIEAKLETKLLEEWYCRDENSVPAAYYLRPKSEMLRSNQNTMQPTASAENEKPWQEISDEIKKIFKAAVKLLHEKGKMKHSQAKRYLFSAIEDEFDFALGKQTPAFLKKCVCYIRKIANIERFVKIPEMGKYMDITGAEPRVTRDPEAQEKLIKLRDEFIPTIVASSNLRVYTSVTHCDMKLGYSQEIENHYIEGLGKQFYEDMIDIIQATVQQNFDTETDTLYDEILQHSSLCKTYASFYEYKCDSLNILHKYILPSKPGHTNPLIVYGGPCTGKTLLLAEVAKKAYGWLHEDTGPESDPVIVVRFLGTTDMSTDLKTLLLSVCEQLAVNYRCLVQSYPKKIHDLRDLFINLLNESSSQRPLVIIFDALEQLSENDDARKLWWLPAHLPRFVRIVLSTLPNKHGILQKLRCLIHEEDNYIELIPRDRKMCSQVLKHQLLRVKRKVTSGQQIYVNNAFSKCTLPMFVNLTFREVRHWRSHKDVDESSLRVTVHESIEQLFWSLEKKCGQKLVSRALGYITMAKMGLSEMELEDVLALDNSVMNELSENTRPANPLRVPYLYIARLKEGLSGYLIERHVKNVTLLVWANRHLHLIAQKLYLHNDSNLREMHTTLADYFLGVWSGGRRKAFCLEDPYLNGCLDLESRSLLEEEKHFVEQASFDRQAPDQPWVFQCNPLEPDIFFVNHRKMSELLFHLTRCGKTDDLLYGIIMNFSWLYTMVKIGQFDKVLADIELAYNCSQEKELKFLASTLRSIKNKVIAFPGSLSAELQQRLLPVVSSLPKLRHLLLECDKDGPKYCSIVPLHSSMDVTYSPERLPLSSSHLHVTEILPTCNPSTVLTALENGSISTWDVETRQLLRQITTAQSVILSMKLTSDEKYLVVATTNNTLLIYDNVNSCLLSEVEIKGTKHGSGSTYINGFTLSVNHALAWLEASKDVTVIDLLYGWPLYQFHCWYEVTCVQCSLDGMYAFCGQYLNTTTIFQLGSGEKLCTVTSEFSGGFVKFLLILDTAQEMVMVDSEGSLSVWNTEDISNPQLTDDFDCRREDSEVVSIELSEDQFAILICKALSIELLDTRMWKVAEKFRAKHNERFISAVLSKNGDCIIATMENTPAVFFWRRDTGQCMASLQEISGTIVKLVKSSHHNMLLSLSTSGVLSIWDIDIITAMSNIDKTGKPIQSLVLPGRGEIIYSLDGSDCVHKWNFSSGFIEAVFKHEGIVEHCVLTSAGDIMVTSDDKSSQYVWHTSSGDNLFRITGQRISQLLITHNDQFVVSLCEENASRVWRLATGHRVCNILTTLQNAFITSANTFVVGMTKSKVLAVSLWTGSITKKFCCEDGITIVSFKLIPDCPDIIVFITSAETVNIWSLTDEVICRRVQLPNNFLKNLEDFEISPNGKLGIISRGDENINVLDLHSGKLRVVHASGVIWRQRLSRDGRYLVYICFRNGEEEDENDAVSSLIVMRLADGKNIGACSLYKTPTFLALSQRHLNIIVGFDDGSIGIYTVVDRVDAALKIKIATSNSRQIFNNATQAARPKSNSYCFKVSVDCLWRESTEVFARDSPITVSDSSEPSEATPSKKHNSCYDRVCSALESRGHSYAPDN, from the exons ATGCAGCCTACTGCCAGTGCTGAAAATGAGAAGCCATGGCAAGAAATATCAGATGAgatcaagaaaatatttaaggCTGCTGTAAAACTACTACACGAAAAGGGTAAAATGAAACACAGCCAAGCTAAGAGATACCTGTTCTCAG cTATCGAGGATGAGTTTGACTTTGCTCTAGGCAAGCAAACTCCAGCGTTCCTGAAGAAGTGTGTTTGCTACATTAGGAAAATCGCTAACATTGAGCGTTTTGTGAAAATCCCAGAGATGGGAAAATACATGGACATAACTGGAGCAGAACCAAGGGTTACTCGCGACCCAGAAGCTCAAGAGAAGCTGATAAAACTCAGGGATGAATTTATTCCTACTATAGTTGCATCTTCTAATCTGAGAGTATACACATCTGTCACTCATTGTGACATGAAACTGGGTTATtcccaagaaatagaaaatcattaCATAGAAGGACTTGGTAAGCAGTTTTATGAGGACATGATTGATATCATTCAGGCAACAGTACAACAGAATTTTGACACTGAAACTGATACATTGTATGATGAAATCCTTCAGCATTCATCGTTATGTAAAACATATGCCTCCTTCTACGAGTACAAATGTGACTCTCTAAACATCTTGCATAAATACATTCTTCCAAGCAAACCTGGGCACACCAACCCTCTTATTGTATATGGTGGACCATGCACTGGAAAGACCCTGCTGCTAGCTGAAGTAGCAAAGAAG GCATATGGCTGGCTACATGAAGACACTGGACCAGAATCTGATCCAGTCATAGTTGTGAGATTTCTGGGAACGACAGACATGAGTACTGATCTTAAGACTCTGCTTCTCAGTGTTTGTGAACAATTGGCAGTCAACTACCGATGTCTGGTCCAAAGCTACCCTAAGAAGATCCATGACCTCCGTGACTTATTTATAAACCTCTTGAATGAGTCTTCATCGCAGAGACCTCTGGTGATAATATTTGATGCCCTAGAGCAGCTCTCAGAGAATGACGACGCCAGGAAGCTCTGGTGGCTGCCAGCTCACCTTCCCCGCTTCGTACGGATCGTCCTCTCCACACTGCCCAACAAACATGGGATCCTACAGAAACTAAGGTGCCTTATTCATGAAGAAGACAACTACATTGAGCTGATCCCCCGGGACCGGAAGATGTGCAGCCAGGTCCTCAAACACCAGCTGCTGAGGGTCAAAAGGAAGGTCACATCGGGCCAGCAGATTTACGTCAACAATGCATTTTCCAAGTGCACGCTGCCGATGTTTGTGAACCTGACCTTCAGGGAGGTGAGACACTGGAGATCTCACAAAGATGTCGACGAGTCCTCCCTGCGTGTCACCGTTCATGAAAGTATAGAGCAGTTATTCTGGTCTTTGGAGAAGAAGTGTGGTCAGAAGCTGGTCTCTAGGGCTCTCGGTTACATCACGATGGCCAAAATGGGTTTGAGTGAGATGGAACTAGAGGACGTGTTAGCCCTAGACAACAGTGTCATGAACGAGCTCAGTGAGAACACCAGGCCCGCCAATCCCCTGAGAGTACCCTATCTGTACATCGCGAGGCTTAAGGAGGGCCTCAGTGGATACTTAATAGAAAGACACGTGAAGAATGTCACACTCCTGGTCTGGGCCAACAGACACCTGCACCTCATAGCCCAGAAATTGTATCTGCACAACGACAGCAACCTGCGTGAAATGCATACCACCCTGGCAGACTATTTCCTTGGGGTGTGGTCAGGGGGCAGGAGGAAAGCTTTCTGCCTTGAAGACCCCTACCTGAATGGCTGTCTTGACTTGGAGAGCAGAAGCCTGCTTGAGGAAGAAAAGCACTTCGTGGAACAGGCTTCTTTTGACAGGCAGGCCCCTGATCAGCCCTGGGTTTTCCAGTGCAATCCACTGGAGCCCGACATCTTTTTTGTCAATCACCGGAAAATGTCTGAGCTTTTGTTCCACCTAACAAGGTGTGGAAAAACTGATGACCTGCTTTATGGCATCATCATGAACTTCAGCTGGCTCTATACCATGGTCAAAATTGGCCAGTTTGACAAAGTGCTTGCAGACATTGAGCTGGCTTATAACTGCTCACAAGAAAAGGAGCTTAAGTTCCTAGCCAGCACCCTCCGCAGCATCAAAAACAAGGTCATTGCATTTCCTGGCTCCCTTTCAGCAGAGCTTCAGCAAAGGCTGCTGCCTGTTGTAAGTTCCCTGCCCAAGCTTAGACACCTTCTTCTAGAATGTGACAAAGACGGGCCCAAATATTGTTCCATTGTGCCACTGCATTCATCCATGGATGTGACATATAGCCCCGAGCGACTTCCCTTATCATCCAGTCACCTGCATGTCACAGAGATTTTGCCTACCtgtaaccccagtactgtcctcaCAGCTTTAGAAAATGGTTCCATCAGCACGTGGGATGTAGAAACTCGCCAGCTACTCAGGCAAATCACCACAGCCCAGTCTGTCATCCTCAGCATGAAGCTGACCAGTGATGAAAAGTACCTTGTGGTTGCTACAACAAATAACACCTTGTTGATTTATGACAATGTCAACTCCTGTCTCCTATCTGAAGTGGAAATCAAAGGGACCAAACATGGAAGTGGTTCCACCTACATCAATGGATTTACACTGTCTGTCAACCATGCCCTTGCATGGCTCGAAGCCAGCAAAGATGTCACTGTCATTGATCTGCTCTATGGATGGCCCCTTTACCAGTTCCACTGCTGGTATGAAGTGACCTGTGTCCAGTGTTCTCTGGATGGGATGTATGCTTTCTGTGGACAGTATCTGAACACCACCACCATATTTCAGTTAGGGAGTGGAGAAAAGTTATGTACAGTGACATCAGAATTCTCAGGTGGGTTTGTGAAGTTTCTTCTTATCTTAGACACGGCTCAAGAGATGGTTATGGTAGATAGTGAGGGGAGTCTTTCTGTTTGGAATACTGAGGACATTTCCAATCCCCAGCTGACTGATGACTTTGACTGCCGAAGAGAAGACAGTGAGGTGGTCAGCATTGAACTTTCAGAGGACCAGTTTGCAATTCTGATCTGTAAGGCTCTCAGCATTGAGCTCTTAGACACTCGCATGTGGAAGGTGGCTGAAAAGTTCAGAGCCAAGCACAATGAACGCTTTATATCTGCTGTGCTGTCCAAGAATGGAGACTGCATCATTGCCACCATGGAGAATACCCCAGCTGTGTTTTTTTGGAGGCGGGACACAGGACAATGCATGGCAAGCTTACAGGAAATCTCAGGTACCATAGTTAAGTTGGTGAAGTCTAGCCACCACAATATGCTGCTGTCTTTGTCAACTAGTGGCGTCCTCTCTATCTGGGACATAGATATAATCACAGCTATGTCTAATATTGATAAGACTGGAAAGCCCATCCAAAGTCTCGTGTTGCCTGGTAGGGGAGAAATCATTTACTCTCTGGATGGCTCAGATTGCGTTCACAAGTGGAACTTCAGCAGTGGGTTCATTGAAGCAGTTTTTAAGCATGAAGGAATAGTTGAACACTGCGTGTTGACATCTGCTGGGGACATAATGGTGACATCAGATGACAAAAGCAGCCAGTATGTCTGGCATACCAGCAGTGGAGACAATCTCTTCCGAATCACTGGGCAGAGAATATCCCAACTGCTGATTACACACAACGACCAGTTTGTCGTCTCCCTCTGTGAGGAAAACGCCTCCAGGGTGTGGAGACTGGCCACAGGCCACAGGGTCTGCAACATACTGACCACGCTGCAAAATGCATTTATTACCTCGGCGAACACCTTTGTGGTGGGAATGACCAAAAGCAAAGTGCTGGCAGTCAGTCTTTGGACAGGAAGTATCACCAAGAAATTTTGCTGTGAGGATGGGATCACCATTGTGAGTTTTAAATTGATCCCCGATTGTCCTGACATCATTGTGTTTATCACATCAGCCGAGACAGTGAACATCTGGAGTCTGACGGATGAAGTCATCTGTCGACGCGTGCAGCTTCCAAATAACTTCTTGAAAAACCTGGAAGATTTTGAAATTTCTCCCAATGGCAAGCTAGGCATTATATCTCGGGGAGATGAAAATATCAATGTCTTGGATTTACACAGCGGTAAGTTACGGGTGGTCCATGCCTCCGGGGTCATCTGGCGGCAGAGGCTGTCTAGAGATGGTCGCTACCTGGTATACATTTGTTTCCGGAATGGGGAGGAAGAGGACGAAAATGATGCTGTGTCCAGCTTAATTGTAATGAGACTGGCTGATGGCAAAAATATTGGTGCTTGTTCCCTCTACAAAACGCCAACTTTTCTGGCGCTTTCtcagaggcacctgaacatcaTTGTGGGCTTTGACGATGGGAGTATAGGGATATATACAGTAGTGGACCGTGTAGATGCTGCACTGAAGATTAAAATTGCCACTTCAAATAGCAGACAGATTTTCAACAATGCAACACAGGCAGCCAGGCCAAAATCCAACAGTTactgctttaaagtatctgtggATTGCTTATGGAGAGAGTCCACCGAGGTCTTTGCAAGAGACAGTCCCATCACAGTGAGTGACTCCTCGGAGCCCAGTGAGGCAACACCTTCCAAGAAACACAACTCTTGTTACGACCGGGTGTGCTCTGCCCTAGAATCCAGGGGGCACAGCTATGCCCCTGACAACTGA